The following are encoded in a window of Thalassotalea insulae genomic DNA:
- the lptG gene encoding LPS export ABC transporter permease LptG, whose amino-acid sequence MKILDLYIGRILASSTFLTLAVFVSLSGIIKFVEEMKAVGKGSYDLSHAALYVLYFIPRDVELFFPMAALIGGLIGIGMLASNSELVVMQASGMSRLDIIRSVMKSATVLIVVSMFIGEWVAPVGEASARQVKARAISGGSLISATGGTWAKDGDYFVHITEVEDTGSLKGIQIYRFNQQMKLASWLSAESAIYLANAWQLSNVVDTKIDNKQINSETADFRTWQSSLTPDKLGVVTVKPESLSLTDLMEYLDYLEENGQDQSRYQLAFWRKLVQPVTLAVMLLLALSFIFGPLRSVSMGARIMMGVATGILFFITNQVLGSVSLVYQLPAIFGALMPSVIFTSAALYFIKKNA is encoded by the coding sequence GTGAAAATTTTAGATCTTTATATTGGCCGTATTTTAGCGTCAAGCACGTTTTTAACTTTAGCGGTTTTTGTTAGTTTAAGCGGCATTATTAAATTTGTTGAGGAAATGAAAGCAGTTGGTAAGGGCAGTTATGACTTATCTCATGCGGCGCTTTATGTCTTGTATTTTATTCCTCGGGATGTCGAGTTATTTTTCCCTATGGCGGCACTTATTGGTGGTTTGATTGGTATTGGCATGTTAGCCAGCAATTCTGAGTTAGTGGTGATGCAGGCCTCAGGGATGTCACGGTTAGACATTATTCGTTCGGTGATGAAATCAGCGACTGTGCTGATTGTTGTTAGTATGTTTATTGGTGAGTGGGTTGCGCCCGTAGGAGAAGCATCCGCGAGACAAGTTAAGGCGCGGGCTATTTCTGGTGGTAGTTTAATTTCTGCAACGGGCGGTACTTGGGCCAAAGACGGAGATTATTTTGTTCATATCACTGAAGTAGAAGATACCGGATCGTTAAAAGGTATACAGATTTATCGCTTTAATCAGCAAATGAAACTGGCGAGCTGGTTGTCGGCGGAAAGTGCGATTTATTTAGCAAATGCTTGGCAACTAAGTAATGTGGTTGATACCAAAATTGATAACAAGCAAATTAACAGTGAAACGGCTGATTTTAGAACCTGGCAGTCGTCATTAACGCCGGATAAATTAGGGGTAGTCACGGTTAAACCTGAGTCTTTATCTCTTACCGATCTTATGGAGTATTTGGATTATCTTGAGGAAAATGGGCAAGATCAAAGCCGCTATCAATTGGCATTTTGGCGTAAATTGGTACAACCTGTGACCTTAGCTGTGATGTTGCTACTGGCATTGTCATTTATCTTTGGTCCGTTACGTTCTGTTTCTATGGGGGCAAGGATCATGATGGGCGTGGCGACCGGGATCTTGTTCTTTATTACCAACCAAGTTTTAGGCTCGGTCAGTTTAGTCTATCAGTTACCCGCTATTTTTGGTGCCTTGATGCCGAGTGTTATATTTACCAGCGCCGCGTTATATTTTATTAAGAAAAATGCTTAA
- the lptF gene encoding LPS export ABC transporter permease LptF: protein MIVFRYLLQEVAKTQLAVFIVLMTIFISNQFVRVLDDASEGGIPGKMVMVFIGLKVPDLAGMILPLSFFLGILLAYGRIYADNEMSILHACGVSEWYVVRVTLILGLITSIVTGIFTLYLSPMAAEYEYQVKEQLAADSGLSTLIAGRFQTTGNKKAVVFIHDKNRKNNTLEKVFVAQLPNKQDQHGAVINSSLVYAAQGEVIEEASGSQRLILTDGTRYQNDEKSHEFHQVAFGKYYIQIQDQKVEHKRRKLKAVPTTELFQEQASESKAEIQWRIAFPLACLILTLVAVPLSAVNPRQGKFAKMLPALLLFLGYFLLLTAVKRGLESGSVASTLGLWPVHFIALILGSSLLIKGRSLGLKLKASLPQFMQRGAS, encoded by the coding sequence GTGATCGTATTTCGTTATCTGTTACAGGAAGTTGCCAAAACCCAATTGGCGGTATTTATTGTCTTAATGACGATATTTATCAGTAATCAATTTGTCCGTGTTTTAGATGATGCCTCGGAAGGAGGTATCCCTGGAAAAATGGTGATGGTGTTTATCGGACTTAAAGTCCCCGACCTTGCCGGAATGATACTACCATTAAGTTTTTTCTTAGGTATTTTATTAGCTTATGGCAGGATTTATGCCGATAACGAGATGAGCATTTTACATGCCTGCGGTGTGAGCGAATGGTATGTGGTACGGGTAACGCTAATTTTAGGCTTAATAACGTCAATAGTGACAGGAATCTTCACGTTATATTTATCGCCGATGGCGGCTGAGTATGAATATCAGGTGAAAGAACAGTTAGCTGCTGATTCGGGGTTGAGCACCTTGATTGCTGGACGTTTCCAAACCACAGGCAATAAAAAAGCGGTGGTTTTTATTCATGATAAAAATCGCAAGAATAATACCTTGGAAAAGGTCTTTGTTGCTCAGTTACCGAATAAGCAAGATCAACATGGTGCAGTGATTAATTCCAGCTTAGTGTATGCTGCGCAGGGTGAAGTTATTGAAGAAGCCAGTGGTTCACAACGTTTAATACTGACCGATGGTACCCGCTATCAAAATGATGAGAAGAGTCATGAATTTCATCAGGTTGCTTTTGGTAAATACTATATTCAAATTCAAGATCAGAAAGTTGAGCATAAACGCCGTAAGTTAAAAGCGGTACCTACGACTGAACTTTTTCAAGAGCAAGCGTCTGAATCTAAGGCAGAGATCCAGTGGCGCATCGCGTTTCCACTCGCCTGTTTGATTTTAACATTAGTGGCAGTGCCATTAAGTGCTGTTAATCCTCGCCAAGGAAAATTTGCCAAGATGTTGCCGGCTTTGTTGTTGTTTTTAGGATATTTTTTACTACTGACCGCGGTAAAAAGAGGACTGGAAAGTGGCTCAGTAGCAAGTACTCTGGGTTTATGGCCAGTACATTTTATCGCGTTAATACTTGGCAGTTCATTGCTTATTAAAGGGCGCAGTTTAGGGCTTAAATTAAAGGCCAGTTTACCTCAGTTTATGCAGCGAGGAGCGTCCTAA
- a CDS encoding RDD family protein: MTNIDYTNFPRAGIIRRLASWLYDTLVAIAVYMVAGAISFLVFGFLFDHGIIANKGFEHAFDLKSSSYIYSLLVDGFAWFWVGYFFIFFWVKSGQTIGMKAWRLRVQNQDGSLMDKSTALKRLLPTLLGLGNLWLLVNRQQKLSLQDKFTNTEVVVLSNTANRGR; the protein is encoded by the coding sequence ATGACCAACATAGACTATACAAATTTTCCTCGCGCCGGAATAATTCGTCGCCTAGCTTCCTGGCTTTATGACACCTTAGTTGCTATCGCCGTTTATATGGTTGCCGGTGCCATTAGTTTTCTTGTTTTCGGTTTTTTATTTGATCATGGCATTATTGCCAATAAAGGATTTGAACACGCATTCGATTTAAAAAGTTCAAGTTACATATACAGCTTGTTAGTCGATGGGTTTGCCTGGTTCTGGGTTGGCTATTTCTTTATATTTTTCTGGGTAAAAAGCGGCCAAACTATAGGCATGAAAGCCTGGCGTTTACGGGTGCAAAATCAAGATGGCAGTTTAATGGATAAAAGCACGGCATTAAAACGTTTGCTCCCCACACTACTCGGCTTAGGGAATCTTTGGCTACTGGTCAATAGGCAGCAAAAACTCAGCTTACAGGATAAGTTCACGAATACGGAAGTGGTTGTTCTTTCTAATACGGCAAATAGAGGGCGCTAA